In a single window of the Myxococcales bacterium genome:
- a CDS encoding DUF2184 domain-containing protein, with product MRRISLFWLVLACQTVLLCGGVAGCTIPSSAADQAKVGVILQEVIAEYEKPGFAVAMKTFAKPYDQLQYALSLQEMVAARHGMTYLEYIRALNPALADPQVQSRLARVKELIKSNQKIDERFSKTLEKLEEKGTIAPD from the coding sequence GTGCGGCGAATATCCTTATTCTGGCTGGTGTTGGCGTGCCAAACGGTGCTGCTTTGCGGCGGCGTCGCGGGCTGCACGATTCCCTCGTCCGCCGCGGATCAGGCCAAGGTCGGCGTCATTCTGCAGGAGGTGATCGCCGAGTACGAAAAGCCGGGTTTCGCGGTCGCCATGAAGACCTTCGCCAAGCCCTACGATCAGTTGCAGTACGCGCTTTCGCTGCAGGAAATGGTGGCCGCCCGGCACGGCATGACCTATCTGGAATACATCCGGGCGTTGAATCCGGCGCTGGCCGATCCGCAGGTGCAAAGCCGCCTGGCGCGGGTGAAAGAATTGATCAAGTCCAACCAGAAAATAGACGAACGGTTTAGTAAGACCCTCGAAAAGCTCGAGGAAAAGGGAACGATCGCGCCCGATTGA
- a CDS encoding DUF177 domain-containing protein, which translates to MKLLIRRIPETESVFEFVLSRDQIRPRMAGRPDITGFTEARVNVRCARVGLTVNLRGEATLKLQYLCSRCGNDSEAVWSLPIRHVLSPRGGDRRAFDEDEGVGYHNGQDIDLDEVALEQIAVAIPEQLLCRPECKGICPVCLANLNEEPCRCGVEKNGEKS; encoded by the coding sequence ATGAAATTATTAATTCGTCGGATCCCCGAAACCGAGAGTGTCTTTGAATTCGTGCTGTCGCGGGATCAGATCCGCCCCCGGATGGCGGGGCGGCCGGACATCACCGGTTTCACCGAGGCGCGCGTCAACGTGCGCTGCGCGCGGGTCGGCCTGACGGTCAACCTGCGCGGCGAAGCGACGCTGAAGCTACAGTACCTTTGTTCGCGCTGCGGCAACGACAGCGAAGCCGTCTGGTCGCTGCCGATCCGTCACGTCCTGTCGCCGCGCGGCGGCGATCGGCGGGCGTTTGACGAGGACGAAGGCGTGGGTTACCACAATGGCCAGGACATCGACCTGGACGAAGTGGCCCTCGAGCAGATCGCGGTGGCGATCCCGGAACAATTGTTGTGCCGGCCGGAATGCAAGGGGATTTGCCCCGTCTGCCTGGCGAACTTGAACGAAGAACCCTGCCGTTGCGGGGTGGAAAAGAACGGAGAGAAGTCATGA
- the rpmF gene encoding 50S ribosomal protein L32 — translation MTVPKRKNCHARSAVRKAGYRKLAVPTLVTCPNCQEMMQPHRICTSCGYYNGREVVKPEEKEE, via the coding sequence ATGACCGTACCCAAGAGAAAGAATTGCCATGCGCGTTCGGCCGTGCGCAAGGCGGGCTATCGCAAGCTGGCGGTGCCGACGTTGGTTACTTGCCCGAATTGCCAGGAAATGATGCAGCCGCATCGCATTTGCACTTCCTGTGGCTACTACAACGGCCGGGAAGTCGTGAAACCCGAGGAAAAGGAAGAATAG
- the fabD gene encoding ACP S-malonyltransferase → MLFPGQGSQVVGMGVALAQRFAAVNSWFEQAEEASGLPLRRILREGPEEKLRLTEILQPALLTVEIGVWLALRELAEVRVVASLGHSLGEYAALVAAGALAPEAAVHLVRRRGFYMQEAVPAGLGGMSAVLGLDAPIVEHHCRNASDDSARVWISNDNCPGQVVISGHLAAIERVTTPLQQAGARRVSPLKVSAPFHCPLMKPVADRLAADLEGVRFAAPAWPVIANFNAAPYPSAGDIRDGLLQQVVAPVRFRESLALLPSLGAVKLLELGPGTVLTGLAKRTVPDRPIFAADNPEKLNDLVREIA, encoded by the coding sequence TTGCTGTTTCCGGGTCAGGGCTCCCAGGTTGTCGGCATGGGAGTCGCCCTGGCGCAGCGGTTCGCCGCGGTCAATTCATGGTTCGAGCAGGCGGAAGAGGCGAGCGGTCTGCCGTTGCGGCGCATTCTGCGCGAAGGCCCCGAGGAAAAACTCCGCCTGACCGAAATCCTGCAACCGGCCCTCCTGACCGTCGAAATCGGCGTCTGGCTGGCTTTACGCGAGCTGGCCGAGGTTCGCGTCGTCGCGTCCCTGGGCCATTCGCTGGGCGAGTATGCCGCCCTGGTCGCCGCCGGCGCGCTGGCGCCCGAGGCGGCGGTGCACCTGGTGCGCCGGCGCGGTTTTTACATGCAGGAAGCGGTGCCCGCCGGCCTGGGCGGCATGAGCGCCGTGCTGGGGCTGGACGCGCCGATCGTCGAACACCACTGCCGGAACGCTTCCGATGATAGCGCCCGGGTCTGGATCAGCAACGACAACTGCCCCGGGCAGGTCGTGATCAGCGGTCATCTGGCCGCCATCGAGCGGGTGACGACGCCGCTGCAGCAAGCCGGCGCCCGCCGCGTTTCCCCGTTGAAGGTCAGCGCTCCCTTCCATTGTCCGCTGATGAAGCCGGTCGCCGATCGGCTGGCGGCCGACCTGGAGGGAGTCCGTTTCGCCGCGCCGGCCTGGCCGGTGATCGCGAATTTCAACGCCGCGCCGTATCCGTCCGCCGGCGACATCCGCGACGGCCTGCTGCAACAGGTGGTCGCGCCGGTGCGCTTCCGCGAATCGCTGGCGCTGCTGCCAAGCCTCGGCGCCGTCAAACTGCTGGAACTGGGTCCGGGCACGGTGTTGACGGGCCTGGCCAAACGGACCGTTCCCGACCGGCCGATTTTCGCGGCCGACAATCCCGAAAAACTGAACGACCTCGTGAGGGAGATCGCATGA
- a CDS encoding SDR family oxidoreductase, translating to MSDRRVALVTGGSGGIGGAGAVELARRGYDVGVHCHAHPEAGERVAAAVRAAGGQAWVVNFDAADGAAVERGVAAFARERGRLDALVAAAGVVANQMLGLTSADDLEKLWAVNLRGAYLAAKAASKAMLRGRWGRIVLLGSVVGQRGNAGQTAYAATKAGLVGLGKSLARELAPRAITVNVVAPGLVETAMIQGLTNEQRQAILQTIPLRRLAAPEEIAAVIGFLCGEAAGYITGAVIQVDGGLGI from the coding sequence ATGAGCGACCGGCGTGTCGCCCTCGTCACCGGAGGTTCCGGCGGCATCGGCGGCGCCGGCGCGGTGGAACTGGCCCGCCGGGGCTACGACGTCGGTGTGCATTGCCATGCCCATCCCGAGGCGGGCGAGCGCGTGGCCGCGGCGGTGCGCGCGGCCGGCGGGCAGGCCTGGGTGGTGAACTTCGACGCCGCCGACGGCGCGGCGGTCGAGCGCGGCGTCGCCGCCTTCGCCCGCGAGCGGGGCCGGTTGGACGCGCTGGTCGCGGCGGCGGGCGTGGTCGCCAACCAGATGCTCGGCTTGACGAGCGCGGACGATTTGGAGAAGTTGTGGGCGGTGAACCTGCGCGGCGCCTACCTGGCGGCCAAGGCGGCTTCCAAGGCGATGCTGCGCGGGCGTTGGGGGCGCATCGTGCTGCTGGGCAGCGTCGTCGGCCAGCGCGGCAACGCGGGCCAGACGGCGTACGCCGCCACCAAGGCGGGGCTGGTCGGGCTGGGCAAGAGCCTGGCGCGCGAACTGGCGCCGCGGGCGATCACGGTCAACGTCGTGGCGCCGGGGCTGGTGGAAACGGCGATGATCCAAGGCTTGACGAACGAGCAACGGCAAGCCATCTTGCAGACGATACCGTTACGCCGGCTGGCCGCACCGGAGGAAATCGCGGCCGTGATCGGCTTTTTATGCGGCGAGGCCGCCGGCTATATCACCGGAGCGGTAATCCAGGTCGATGGGGGCTTGGGTATCTGA
- the acpP gene encoding acyl carrier protein — translation MSEEIFVKLRRLIAEKLNIAEDQIAKETEFIKDLGADSLDLVELIADIEMSFNLDSIPDDMAQKIKTVGDAYDRLMEALKR, via the coding sequence ATGAGCGAGGAAATCTTTGTCAAGTTGCGGCGGCTGATTGCCGAAAAATTGAACATTGCGGAAGATCAGATCGCCAAGGAAACGGAGTTCATCAAGGATTTGGGAGCCGACAGCCTGGATTTGGTGGAGTTGATCGCCGATATCGAAATGTCGTTCAATCTGGATTCGATTCCGGATGACATGGCTCAGAAAATTAAAACCGTGGGGGATGCCTACGACCGGCTCATGGAAGCCTTGAAGCGATAG
- a CDS encoding acyl carrier protein, with the protein MEPEGKVRQIICDQLSCDVEEISDDAFLSDDLGMTPDDLEEMVALLAEEFEIDIPDVDAEDWETVADVINYVVDRLAND; encoded by the coding sequence ATGGAGCCCGAAGGGAAAGTACGCCAGATCATCTGTGATCAGCTTTCCTGCGACGTCGAGGAAATCAGCGACGATGCCTTCTTGTCCGACGATTTGGGAATGACCCCCGACGACCTGGAGGAAATGGTCGCCTTATTGGCCGAGGAATTCGAGATCGACATCCCGGATGTCGACGCCGAGGACTGGGAAACCGTCGCCGACGTCATCAACTACGTGGTCGACAGACTGGCCAATGACTAA
- a CDS encoding tetratricopeptide repeat protein yields the protein MNRPQTILALEILSLVAVTLLIYARGAAGPFLYDDIAFVVDNPAAADFSLALQTFGSPAATSTRDFPKQVYRPLIPPLYALVHAIGGMRPFFFHWLNYLVHAGGAILLFLLLLKLTAARDASFAAAVWWAVHPAHVEAVQWISGLDDVLCPLLLLLTFLLFLSGRRLGAGLAYLAALLTKEVAVMAPPLLFVLAFREAAGDGRPRARAAALRTVFYFLAAGAYVLLRQSLIGLQQDSQYWGHSLAATLLTMSHSFLIYLRLIFFPLSLRINYLFDIVRGFSPLVLAAAVVLALLAIVMIACARRRFPVSFGIGWFFVFMFPASNVLPILALVGERFLYLPLAGVAMLIAAVGAGLKTRRRWFALAWCLLIFWLAVGSYQRVGVWLDEEVFWRDILRKEPEILGYRNSLGSYYARQGRFAEAEALFMEVLQKRPADFLAAENLALLYLDTGRPAQSLSMYRQLQAFRPNEPRYRQGLEKAEKALAAAAPQNAEP from the coding sequence ATGAACCGCCCGCAAACCATCCTGGCGCTGGAAATCCTCTCCCTGGTCGCCGTGACGTTGCTCATTTACGCGCGCGGCGCGGCCGGGCCGTTCCTGTATGACGACATCGCCTTCGTCGTGGACAACCCGGCGGCGGCCGATTTCTCGCTGGCCCTGCAAACCTTCGGTAGCCCGGCGGCGACTTCCACCCGCGATTTTCCCAAGCAGGTCTATCGCCCGCTCATCCCGCCCCTCTATGCGCTCGTGCACGCGATCGGGGGAATGAGGCCGTTTTTCTTTCATTGGCTCAATTATCTCGTTCATGCCGGCGGCGCGATTTTGCTGTTTCTGCTGCTGCTCAAGCTGACCGCCGCGCGCGACGCTTCCTTCGCCGCCGCCGTCTGGTGGGCGGTTCATCCGGCGCACGTCGAGGCGGTGCAATGGATCAGCGGGCTGGACGACGTGCTTTGCCCGCTGCTGCTCTTGCTGACCTTTTTGCTTTTCCTGTCGGGGAGACGGCTCGGCGCCGGGCTGGCGTACCTCGCGGCGCTGTTGACCAAGGAAGTCGCGGTGATGGCGCCGCCCCTGTTGTTCGTTCTGGCGTTCCGGGAGGCCGCGGGCGACGGCCGGCCGCGGGCGCGCGCGGCGGCGCTCCGCACGGTTTTCTATTTTCTGGCCGCCGGTGCTTACGTGCTGCTGCGCCAGTCGTTGATCGGCCTGCAACAGGACTCTCAATATTGGGGCCACTCGCTGGCCGCCACGCTGCTGACGATGTCCCATTCCTTTTTGATTTACCTGCGCCTGATTTTCTTTCCGCTGTCACTGCGCATCAATTACCTGTTCGACATCGTGCGCGGGTTTTCCCCCCTGGTCCTGGCCGCGGCGGTCGTGCTGGCGCTGCTGGCGATCGTGATGATCGCCTGCGCCCGGCGCCGGTTTCCGGTTTCTTTCGGCATCGGGTGGTTTTTCGTTTTCATGTTCCCCGCCAGCAACGTGCTGCCGATTCTGGCCCTGGTCGGCGAGCGATTCCTCTACTTGCCCCTGGCGGGCGTGGCCATGCTCATTGCCGCCGTGGGCGCCGGCCTCAAAACCCGCCGGCGCTGGTTCGCCCTGGCCTGGTGCTTGTTGATTTTCTGGCTGGCGGTCGGTTCCTATCAGCGGGTCGGGGTGTGGCTCGACGAGGAAGTTTTCTGGCGGGACATCCTGCGAAAAGAGCCGGAAATCCTGGGTTACCGCAATAGTCTGGGTTCCTATTACGCGCGGCAGGGACGGTTTGCCGAGGCCGAGGCGCTTTTTATGGAAGTGCTGCAAAAACGGCCGGCGGATTTCCTGGCGGCGGAAAATCTGGCGCTGTTGTACCTGGACACCGGCCGCCCGGCGCAATCGCTGTCGATGTACCGGCAGCTTCAGGCGTTCCGGCCGAACGAGCCGCGCTACCGGCAAGGCCTGGAAAAGGCCGAAAAGGCGCTTGCCGCCGCCGCGCCGCAAAACGCGGAGCCCTGA
- a CDS encoding VWA domain-containing protein, giving the protein MWERIVILMMLLVLALPLAARAEQEEIGTGQLRVVSADQKVVEVPLKHTDVQADIAGFVSRVTVTQTFVNPFKQPIEAVYVFPLPHKAAVDDMTMTIGQRVIKGVIKKREEAKQIYEAAKAAGKTASLLEQERPNIFTQSVANILPGDNIEIRISYVAVLKYEKGEYEFVFPMVVGPRYIPGEKIVGKQGGGWAPDTDKVPDASRITPPVLKPGERSGHDISVTVNLDAGVPVTDVRSTSHWITTANQGPAKAVVKLDPRDAIPNKDFILRYNVRGKAPAFGALTYSEGGKGFFLLLLAPKGQYAKQEILPREILFVVDSSGSQQGDPLAKSKDVVKRALKGLRADDTFQVFNFNDIITSMAAGPVPATAENINQAKRFIDQIESTSGTRMLPAIQAALNWPADPKRLRLVVMTTDGYIGNETEILAEIHQNLGDARLFLFGVGSSVNRYLIDRMAEEGRGFASYLRQDEPAEQVVEKFHQRLDAPVLRDLALEWGGLQTTDLYPEQIPDLYADQPLVVLGRYTKPGAATIRLTGKDAAGAKSFSYAVNLPNAKGGSDQLASLWARMRIERLMNQLEVNAGSKDQLEKDITDLGLNYRLMTQFTSFVAVEEQVRNVNGQPQTVQVPVEMPEGVSYDGVFGKLEEAQGYGAGSGAMTGSSNGPMAPPPPPSPSVAMRSYKPSPGPGKNIAADEMAVGGVQGLVVDPVAFLGIANEAPYRNALGGEVAKRLYEAVKSLAKPAGKEMMVRLTLGADGKVKKVEMLKDNTGNTDLASKLRVVLEKEKFAAPGHEAMLVFYIRF; this is encoded by the coding sequence ATGTGGGAGCGTATCGTCATTCTGATGATGTTGTTGGTTCTCGCCCTGCCGCTGGCGGCACGGGCGGAGCAGGAAGAAATCGGCACCGGCCAGTTGCGGGTGGTGTCGGCCGATCAGAAGGTCGTCGAGGTGCCCCTGAAGCACACCGACGTGCAGGCGGACATCGCGGGCTTCGTGTCGCGCGTCACCGTCACGCAAACGTTCGTCAACCCGTTCAAGCAGCCGATCGAGGCCGTCTACGTTTTTCCGCTGCCCCACAAGGCGGCGGTGGACGACATGACGATGACGATCGGCCAGCGGGTCATCAAGGGCGTCATTAAAAAGCGCGAGGAGGCGAAGCAGATTTACGAAGCGGCCAAGGCGGCCGGCAAGACGGCGTCGCTGCTCGAGCAGGAGCGGCCGAACATCTTCACGCAGTCGGTGGCCAACATCCTGCCCGGCGACAACATCGAAATCCGCATCAGCTACGTGGCCGTCCTGAAGTACGAAAAAGGCGAGTACGAATTCGTCTTTCCGATGGTCGTCGGGCCGCGTTACATACCCGGAGAAAAAATCGTCGGCAAGCAGGGCGGCGGCTGGGCGCCGGATACCGACAAGGTGCCCGACGCCTCGCGCATCACCCCGCCGGTGCTCAAACCCGGCGAACGCTCGGGCCACGACATCAGCGTGACCGTCAACCTCGACGCCGGCGTGCCGGTGACCGACGTGCGTTCGACCTCGCACTGGATCACCACCGCCAACCAGGGTCCGGCCAAGGCCGTGGTGAAGCTCGATCCGCGCGACGCGATTCCCAACAAGGATTTCATCCTGCGCTACAACGTGCGCGGCAAAGCGCCGGCGTTCGGCGCGCTGACCTACAGCGAGGGCGGCAAGGGCTTCTTCCTGCTGCTGCTGGCCCCCAAGGGCCAATATGCGAAGCAGGAGATTCTGCCGCGCGAGATCCTCTTCGTCGTCGATTCGTCCGGCAGCCAGCAGGGCGATCCGCTCGCCAAATCGAAAGACGTGGTGAAGCGGGCCCTCAAGGGCCTGCGCGCCGACGACACCTTCCAGGTGTTCAACTTCAACGACATCATCACCTCGATGGCCGCCGGGCCGGTGCCGGCCACCGCCGAGAACATCAACCAGGCCAAGCGGTTCATCGACCAGATCGAATCGACCAGCGGGACGCGCATGTTGCCGGCGATCCAGGCCGCGCTCAACTGGCCGGCCGATCCCAAGCGCCTGCGCCTCGTGGTGATGACCACCGACGGCTACATCGGCAACGAAACGGAAATCCTCGCCGAGATCCACCAGAACCTGGGCGACGCGCGGCTGTTCCTCTTCGGCGTCGGCAGTTCGGTCAACCGCTACCTCATCGACCGCATGGCCGAGGAAGGCCGGGGCTTCGCCTCGTACCTGCGGCAGGACGAACCGGCCGAACAGGTGGTCGAGAAATTCCATCAGCGGCTCGACGCGCCGGTCCTGCGCGATCTGGCCCTCGAATGGGGCGGCCTGCAGACGACCGACCTGTACCCGGAACAGATCCCCGACCTGTACGCCGACCAGCCGCTGGTTGTGCTGGGCCGTTACACCAAGCCGGGCGCGGCGACGATCCGTTTGACCGGCAAGGACGCGGCGGGCGCCAAGAGCTTTTCCTACGCCGTCAACCTGCCCAACGCCAAGGGCGGCTCGGACCAGCTCGCCTCGCTGTGGGCGCGGATGCGCATCGAGCGGTTGATGAACCAGCTCGAGGTCAACGCCGGATCGAAAGACCAGCTCGAAAAGGACATCACCGATCTGGGCTTGAACTACCGGCTGATGACCCAGTTCACCTCCTTCGTCGCGGTCGAGGAGCAGGTGCGCAACGTCAACGGCCAGCCGCAGACCGTGCAAGTGCCGGTCGAAATGCCCGAGGGCGTTTCCTATGACGGCGTCTTCGGCAAATTGGAGGAAGCCCAGGGGTACGGCGCCGGCAGCGGCGCGATGACCGGCTCCAGCAACGGCCCGATGGCGCCCCCACCGCCCCCTTCGCCTTCCGTGGCGATGCGTTCCTACAAGCCGTCGCCCGGACCCGGTAAAAACATCGCGGCCGACGAAATGGCGGTCGGCGGCGTCCAGGGCCTGGTCGTCGATCCGGTGGCGTTCCTCGGCATCGCCAACGAAGCGCCCTACCGCAACGCGCTGGGTGGCGAGGTCGCCAAGCGGCTCTACGAAGCCGTCAAAAGCCTGGCCAAACCGGCGGGCAAGGAAATGATGGTTCGCCTGACGCTGGGGGCCGACGGCAAGGTGAAAAAAGTGGAAATGCTGAAAGACAACACCGGCAACACCGACCTGGCGAGCAAGCTCCGCGTAGTGCTGGAGAAAGAAAAGTTCGCGGCGCCCGGCCACGAGGCGATGCTGGTCTTCTACATCCGGTTCTGA